A single genomic interval of Chitinophaga sp. 180180018-3 harbors:
- a CDS encoding PDZ domain-containing protein, which translates to MIKKTLLVFLAVMAGRQANGQVDAGLFRYPDVSRTQIAFSYANDIWIVPKGGGTAIKLISPPGLESFPKFSPDGSKLAFSANYDGNTDVYVLPVTGGIPRRLTEYGGPDRVVDWTPDGKQVLFASQRESTKSRFNQFYTIPEEGGSAVKLPLAYAEFGSWSPDGSSMAVTTRSQSFSNWKRYRGGMKADIHIFHFKTGQSENISAKSETGDEFPMWYKNYIYFLSDRGSEQRMNLWRFDTNTRTAEQLTHYNEYDVHFPSIGPEDIVYEANGKIFLMSLETLQSTPVNITIATDLAAMKPHNMHVRDYIQFASLSPDGQRALVSARGDIFSLPAKNGYVKDLTRSSGVAERYPVWSPDGKKIAWWSDKSGEYELWVATPGKEEAATQVSHLGPGFRYRPYWSPDGKHVAFIDQHMKIQLLEMATGKVTEIDKALHYSPDVFDGFNFSWSPDSKWLTYSRDMENRHEAVFLYDVSAGQRYQVTSGFYDCARPVFDDSGKYLYVITNQAFHPSYSSIDNTFIYTSSTLIGVIGLEKSTPSLLATRNDAVKENSEAAKEEKPAADKKDKKTKTPPAGKEKKEATRIDTDNMEARLELLPVPAGNYSRLGAVKGKILFLNNSTPPNEEEGPQEANLQYYDIATRKVKTIIRNPGAYELSADGSRILVNTGQYGVIEVAENQKIDTAMGVAEMEMTVNPEQEWKQLFMDAWRLERDYFYDPGMHGVNWNDVKDKYLRLLKGARTRDEVKFVINEVLGEMSSSHTYNIGGDLEEGKRENMGYLGVDWEADGDYYKIKRIIRGAAWNAEVRNPLDEPGVNIHEGDYILAVNGVPLTTTQEPYAPFEGLAGKTVELTWNTRPSAEGAKKAVVKTIGSDYRLRHLAWIESNRKRVAEATNNQAGYIYVPSTGIDGQDELIRQFNAQWNMPALIIDERFNNGGQIPDRFIEMLNRKPLAYWATRDGSPAPNPEFAHFGPKVMLINGWSGSGGDAFPNYFRKTGLGPLIGTRTWGGLIGISGTPPLIDNAMITIPSFRMMNTDGSWFREGHGVDPDIPVDENLGDMARGVDPQLERAITEIKQLLQTKPYKAPAQPPYEKR; encoded by the coding sequence ATGATCAAGAAAACTCTCCTGGTCTTCCTGGCTGTAATGGCCGGCAGACAGGCAAATGGACAGGTAGATGCCGGCCTGTTTCGCTATCCCGATGTTTCCCGTACTCAAATCGCTTTTTCGTATGCCAATGACATTTGGATCGTACCCAAAGGTGGCGGTACGGCGATAAAACTGATCTCCCCGCCAGGACTGGAATCTTTTCCCAAATTTTCACCCGATGGCAGCAAACTGGCTTTCAGCGCCAATTACGACGGTAATACGGATGTTTACGTGCTGCCGGTTACAGGTGGGATTCCCCGCAGGCTGACGGAATATGGAGGCCCCGACCGGGTGGTCGACTGGACACCCGACGGGAAACAGGTGCTCTTTGCCTCGCAGCGCGAGAGTACCAAATCCCGCTTCAACCAGTTTTATACCATTCCCGAAGAAGGCGGCAGCGCTGTTAAATTGCCGCTGGCCTATGCCGAATTCGGCTCCTGGTCGCCCGATGGCAGCAGCATGGCTGTTACTACCCGCTCTCAGAGCTTTTCGAACTGGAAAAGATACCGGGGCGGCATGAAAGCAGACATCCATATCTTCCACTTCAAAACCGGACAATCTGAAAATATCTCCGCCAAAAGCGAAACCGGCGATGAATTCCCGATGTGGTATAAAAATTATATCTACTTCCTGTCGGATCGCGGATCGGAACAGCGAATGAATCTCTGGCGCTTTGATACCAACACCCGCACCGCTGAACAGCTGACCCACTACAACGAATACGATGTGCATTTCCCTTCGATCGGACCGGAAGATATCGTATATGAAGCTAATGGAAAGATCTTCCTGATGTCGCTGGAAACGCTGCAGTCGACGCCGGTGAATATCACCATCGCTACCGACCTGGCTGCCATGAAACCACATAACATGCACGTTCGCGATTATATCCAGTTTGCATCTCTCAGTCCCGACGGCCAGCGGGCGCTAGTCAGCGCGAGGGGCGATATATTTTCCCTGCCCGCCAAAAATGGCTATGTCAAGGATCTTACCCGTAGCAGTGGCGTTGCAGAGCGATACCCCGTATGGTCGCCCGATGGGAAGAAAATAGCCTGGTGGAGCGATAAATCAGGCGAATACGAGCTGTGGGTGGCTACTCCGGGTAAGGAGGAAGCAGCTACACAGGTTTCTCACCTCGGTCCCGGATTCCGCTACCGGCCTTACTGGTCGCCGGATGGAAAACACGTGGCATTCATAGACCAGCATATGAAGATCCAGCTGCTGGAAATGGCTACCGGTAAAGTGACGGAGATAGACAAAGCCCTGCACTATTCGCCGGATGTATTTGATGGCTTTAACTTCAGCTGGTCGCCCGACAGCAAATGGCTGACGTATAGCCGTGATATGGAAAACCGCCATGAAGCCGTGTTTCTCTATGATGTTAGCGCTGGCCAGCGATATCAGGTAACCAGCGGTTTTTATGACTGCGCAAGACCGGTTTTTGATGACTCCGGGAAATATCTCTATGTGATCACCAATCAGGCGTTTCATCCCAGCTACAGCAGCATCGACAATACTTTTATCTATACCAGCAGTACGCTGATAGGTGTAATCGGGCTGGAGAAAAGTACGCCCTCGCTGCTTGCTACCCGCAACGATGCAGTAAAGGAAAACAGTGAGGCAGCCAAAGAAGAGAAGCCTGCAGCCGATAAAAAAGACAAGAAAACCAAAACACCTCCTGCCGGTAAAGAGAAAAAAGAAGCCACCCGGATTGATACCGATAATATGGAAGCAAGACTGGAATTGCTGCCGGTTCCTGCTGGCAACTATTCCCGCCTCGGAGCGGTGAAAGGTAAGATCCTTTTCCTGAACAACAGCACGCCTCCGAATGAAGAAGAGGGGCCGCAGGAAGCAAATCTGCAGTACTACGACATCGCCACGAGAAAGGTAAAGACGATCATCCGCAACCCCGGCGCCTACGAGCTTTCCGCCGACGGCAGCCGCATTTTGGTGAACACCGGGCAATACGGCGTCATAGAGGTTGCTGAAAACCAGAAAATAGATACCGCCATGGGAGTAGCAGAAATGGAGATGACAGTGAATCCGGAACAGGAATGGAAACAGCTGTTTATGGACGCCTGGCGCCTCGAAAGAGATTATTTCTATGATCCCGGCATGCATGGCGTGAACTGGAATGACGTGAAAGATAAATACCTCCGCCTGCTGAAAGGCGCACGCACAAGAGATGAGGTGAAATTTGTAATAAATGAAGTGTTGGGAGAAATGAGCTCATCTCATACGTATAACATCGGCGGCGATCTGGAAGAAGGTAAGCGGGAAAACATGGGCTACCTCGGGGTCGACTGGGAAGCAGACGGTGATTATTACAAGATCAAACGGATTATCCGCGGCGCCGCCTGGAATGCAGAAGTGCGGAATCCCCTCGATGAGCCTGGCGTAAACATCCACGAAGGCGATTATATCCTTGCAGTGAACGGTGTACCACTCACCACCACACAGGAACCCTACGCACCCTTCGAAGGCCTCGCCGGCAAAACAGTAGAGCTGACCTGGAACACACGTCCTTCCGCAGAAGGCGCAAAGAAAGCGGTGGTAAAAACTATCGGCAGCGATTATCGCCTCAGGCACCTGGCATGGATAGAAAGTAACCGAAAACGCGTGGCTGAGGCCACCAATAACCAGGCAGGATATATCTATGTGCCCAGCACCGGCATCGACGGCCAGGACGAACTGATCCGGCAATTCAATGCACAATGGAATATGCCGGCACTTATCATAGATGAGCGATTCAATAATGGTGGACAGATTCCCGACCGCTTTATTGAAATGCTGAACCGTAAACCACTTGCCTACTGGGCAACAAGAGATGGTAGTCCGGCCCCTAATCCGGAATTCGCACATTTCGGACCTAAGGTCATGCTGATCAACGGCTGGAGCGGCTCCGGCGGAGACGCCTTCCCGAACTATTTCCGCAAAACAGGCCTGGGCCCCCTGATCGGAACCCGCACCTGGGGCGGACTCATTGGCATCAGCGGCACACCACCACTGATCGATAACGCCATGATCACCATCCCCTCATTCAGAATGATGAATACCGATGGCTCCTGGTTCCGGGAAGGACATGGCGTAGACCCCGATATTCCTGTGGACGAAAACCTCGGCGATATGGCCCGCGGCGTGGATCCACAACTGGAACGCGCCATCACGGAAATAAAACAACTCCTGCAAACCAAACCTTATAAGGCACCGGCGCAACCACCGTACGAGAAGAGATAA
- a CDS encoding RNA polymerase sigma-70 factor, with product MNTPEWSDEELVAALKQGDRQAFEEIYNRYASRLFLSAFNILRDRDRCKDLVQEVLVQLWIRREETTILLLRNYLLTAVRYQVLKALRSDSKRVIIEEGEMETLMGVLPLKDHLEESDINRLLDEGIAALPEKCRQIFVMSRKEFLSNKEIAERLGISIKTVENQMTIALHRLRVVMGEFLFWACVLTPLWWY from the coding sequence ATGAACACTCCCGAATGGTCTGATGAGGAATTGGTGGCAGCGCTGAAACAGGGCGACAGGCAGGCTTTTGAAGAAATCTACAACAGGTATGCATCCAGACTTTTCCTATCGGCGTTCAATATCCTGCGCGACAGGGACCGTTGTAAGGACCTGGTGCAGGAAGTATTGGTACAGCTTTGGATCCGGCGGGAAGAAACAACGATACTGCTGTTACGGAACTATCTGCTGACGGCAGTAAGGTACCAGGTGCTGAAAGCCCTGCGATCCGACAGCAAGCGGGTGATCATTGAAGAAGGGGAAATGGAAACCCTGATGGGCGTATTGCCGTTAAAAGATCATTTGGAAGAATCAGATATCAACCGCCTGTTAGATGAAGGCATCGCCGCATTACCGGAAAAATGCAGGCAGATATTTGTGATGAGCAGAAAAGAATTCCTTTCCAATAAAGAAATAGCCGAACGCCTCGGCATCAGCATCAAAACTGTCGAAAACCAGATGACGATTGCCTTACACCGGCTCCGGGTGGTAATGGGAGAGTTCCTCTTCTGGGCCTGCGTACTAACCCCTCTTTGGTGGTATTGA
- a CDS encoding FecR domain-containing protein: MTNEEFRKLGAKLLDGTATPDEEQAFLESYELLQRRYPQWDATVMGEEEAFRKSLFRDVMNRIDDVARRRRLIWFSRAAAAVLLLAALGTGTWLFLKKPRAPVLPVQTSIASGDHIKQLQLPDGTKIWLNTASNLIVPENFGNNTRELTLTGEAYFEVANSPAAPFVLHTGKLTTRVLGTSFNVKAYTEDKTIAVTVVSGKVGVTSRSGAKAEPMLVTPDQRAVYDKTNNELQREEHIGSGDMTAWKEGRLLFRNTPMNEVLNALKRRYHVNVSCSPAMEDCPVYGDFNNEPLEKVLKVLALSLRGEIVPQDDGFLIKGKRCH; encoded by the coding sequence ATGACAAACGAAGAATTTCGCAAACTGGGAGCAAAGCTCCTGGATGGTACTGCTACGCCCGACGAAGAGCAGGCTTTTCTGGAAAGCTACGAACTGCTGCAGCGGCGCTATCCGCAATGGGATGCCACCGTCATGGGAGAAGAAGAGGCGTTCAGGAAATCACTTTTCCGGGATGTAATGAACAGGATAGATGATGTAGCAAGACGCCGGCGCCTGATCTGGTTCTCCAGAGCGGCCGCTGCGGTGCTACTGCTGGCTGCCCTGGGTACCGGTACATGGCTTTTCCTTAAAAAGCCCCGGGCGCCGGTGCTGCCGGTGCAAACCAGTATTGCCAGCGGCGATCACATAAAACAACTGCAACTGCCCGATGGCACAAAGATCTGGCTGAATACCGCCAGTAACCTGATTGTGCCGGAAAATTTCGGGAACAACACCCGCGAATTAACGCTTACGGGCGAAGCCTATTTTGAAGTAGCTAATTCCCCGGCAGCACCTTTCGTGCTGCATACCGGCAAACTAACAACACGCGTGCTGGGTACCAGCTTTAACGTGAAAGCCTATACGGAAGATAAAACAATTGCCGTAACGGTGGTAAGCGGGAAGGTAGGAGTTACATCCCGCTCCGGAGCGAAAGCAGAACCGATGCTGGTAACCCCGGATCAGCGCGCGGTATACGACAAAACAAACAACGAACTGCAACGAGAGGAGCACATTGGCTCCGGCGATATGACTGCCTGGAAAGAAGGCCGGCTGCTATTCCGTAATACGCCCATGAATGAAGTACTTAACGCGCTGAAACGCAGATACCACGTTAATGTATCCTGCAGCCCGGCAATGGAAGATTGTCCCGTGTACGGCGACTTTAATAACGAACCACTGGAAAAAGTATTGAAAGTACTGGCCTTGTCGCTGCGGGGAGAAATAGTTCCGCAGGACGATGGCTTTCTGATAAAAGGCAAACGATGCCACTAG
- a CDS encoding TonB-dependent receptor: protein MKLSTLVSIIICSCCTVSLAKESHAQEVLNKPVTLHLKQVSLTDALDAISRQAAVKFVYTGAHVDHASKVSLSVKSTRLKEVLPKLLQPSNLDYKVVDDMIVINPAAPVKPQAPPKFVKGKVTDRHHQPLPGVTVKVKGTNTGITTDNEGNYRLQIPDDDAVLIFSSLGFTPQTIPVNGRDVIDITLDESAKSMSEVVVVGYGTQKRSDVTGAIASVKGAETVNQPARSVADLLQARTAGVEVVKNTGDPEGSTSIYIRGATSFNNPGPLYVVDGVPQGNTGNNFNTQDIESIEVLKDASSASIYGAAAAGGVILVTTKRGAMNKRPTVAFNAYDGVTRPIFNKLLDRDDFIKARANMGQDLTGGVAPAKLPNVDWVNALYQNGVQQNYDLSVAGGNDHSKFYLSAGYSNQKGNVIENSFKKYAVRINSDHNIGKLFKVGESVLIWNTQNRPTVNGGGFPYRTRPDMAIYDSTNVTGGGWGKAPEGFGGPNYVGAELSNEYHNDNNAVEGNMYGIVNIIEGLSLKGVFGYSNINYYSSVYKGAYDFGPVRNTDPTLTKTANNAKELSTTITLNFDRTFGKHTIRALAGYEQRKGTYSNMTGTADSLALPHATNFFVTSNVNQYVTGGIGYGLLKSLFGRINYEFAQKYIAEVSLRHDGDFYRFGPRNSYGNFPSASVAWRMIEEPFIKENLTFLSDLKLRAGYGVVGNNNIPAYLFLARYYDVGGFSFANNGSKTIAYGVDILPNVDIKWETTHELNIGLDFAMMKNRLTVSADFYNKQTQGILYNLALPPSSGIVQAFTTNVGKIRNKGFEFLATWQDRAGDFQYSVSANASFNRNKVLQLDGTNNNPIFSGDNNIAPGFGIMNNQSISRSAVGRSLGEFYGYIATGIYQTDGEAAKGPTVNGQKPHAGDLIFRDLNGDGIIDDKDRDYMGNPNPKMNYGLNLNLRYKWIDVGILLQGVQGVQVFNGRQPYNQSFFGDGNTSRDIFKTSFFGDNGLTNQPRVVYKDAGGNYNVDPYTNYARISSWWVENGAYLKLQNLQIGFNLPQQWLTPVKLASARFFVMGSNLFTITGYKGLDPQVQAMNVISRGIDGPSYYPQNRLYAIGLNVTY, encoded by the coding sequence ATGAAGTTATCTACCTTGGTGTCTATTATTATTTGCTCCTGCTGCACGGTATCCCTTGCTAAAGAAAGCCATGCCCAGGAAGTATTGAATAAACCGGTGACCTTACATCTGAAGCAGGTAAGCCTCACAGATGCCCTGGACGCCATATCACGGCAGGCCGCCGTGAAATTCGTTTATACCGGTGCTCATGTGGATCATGCCTCGAAAGTATCGCTCAGCGTGAAGAGTACCCGCCTGAAGGAGGTGCTCCCAAAACTACTGCAGCCCTCTAATCTCGACTATAAGGTGGTAGACGATATGATCGTTATCAATCCCGCTGCCCCGGTCAAACCACAAGCCCCTCCTAAGTTTGTAAAGGGAAAAGTAACCGACCGTCATCACCAGCCGCTGCCCGGTGTAACGGTGAAGGTAAAAGGCACCAATACCGGCATCACTACCGATAATGAAGGCAACTACCGCCTGCAGATTCCGGACGATGATGCCGTGCTCATCTTTTCCAGCCTGGGATTTACACCGCAAACCATTCCTGTCAATGGCCGCGATGTAATTGATATTACCCTCGACGAAAGCGCCAAATCCATGAGCGAAGTAGTGGTGGTAGGGTACGGCACCCAGAAAAGAAGCGACGTAACAGGCGCCATCGCTTCCGTAAAGGGAGCTGAAACGGTGAACCAGCCTGCCCGCAGCGTGGCCGACCTGCTACAGGCCCGCACCGCAGGCGTGGAAGTTGTAAAAAATACCGGCGACCCGGAGGGAAGCACCAGCATATACATCCGCGGCGCTACTTCCTTTAACAACCCCGGCCCGCTGTATGTGGTCGACGGCGTGCCGCAGGGAAACACCGGAAACAATTTCAATACACAGGACATAGAATCCATTGAAGTATTGAAGGATGCCAGCTCCGCATCTATTTACGGCGCTGCTGCAGCCGGTGGGGTGATCCTGGTGACTACTAAAAGAGGCGCCATGAATAAACGCCCTACGGTGGCGTTTAACGCCTATGACGGCGTTACCAGGCCTATCTTTAACAAGCTGCTGGACCGCGACGATTTTATCAAAGCCCGGGCTAATATGGGTCAGGATCTTACAGGTGGAGTAGCCCCTGCAAAGCTGCCGAACGTCGACTGGGTGAATGCGCTCTATCAGAACGGTGTGCAGCAAAACTACGACCTGTCTGTTGCGGGTGGAAACGACCATTCCAAATTCTATCTCTCTGCTGGTTACAGCAATCAAAAAGGCAACGTGATAGAAAACAGCTTCAAAAAATATGCAGTCCGCATCAACTCCGATCATAACATCGGTAAGCTGTTTAAAGTAGGAGAGTCTGTACTCATCTGGAATACCCAAAACCGGCCAACGGTGAATGGCGGCGGATTTCCTTACCGTACCCGGCCCGATATGGCGATATACGACTCCACCAATGTTACCGGAGGCGGATGGGGAAAGGCGCCGGAAGGATTCGGAGGCCCCAACTACGTAGGTGCTGAACTAAGTAACGAATATCATAACGATAATAACGCCGTGGAAGGAAATATGTACGGCATCGTAAATATCATAGAAGGGCTTAGCCTAAAAGGTGTTTTCGGTTATAGTAATATCAACTACTACAGTTCTGTATATAAAGGGGCGTACGACTTTGGCCCGGTAAGGAATACAGATCCAACGCTTACCAAAACTGCCAACAATGCAAAGGAATTATCTACTACCATCACGCTGAACTTCGACCGTACTTTTGGCAAACATACTATCCGGGCGCTTGCAGGATATGAACAGCGGAAAGGTACCTATTCCAATATGACCGGAACGGCCGACAGTCTTGCGTTACCACATGCTACCAACTTTTTTGTAACGAGCAATGTCAACCAGTATGTAACCGGAGGCATCGGTTACGGGTTACTGAAATCTCTCTTCGGACGCATTAATTATGAGTTCGCACAGAAATATATTGCTGAGGTATCGCTGCGCCATGATGGCGACTTCTACCGCTTCGGGCCACGTAACAGCTATGGTAATTTTCCATCTGCCTCTGTTGCCTGGCGCATGATAGAAGAACCATTTATTAAAGAAAACCTGACCTTCCTCTCGGATCTGAAACTTCGTGCAGGCTATGGCGTAGTCGGCAATAATAATATTCCAGCTTATTTGTTTTTAGCAAGATATTATGATGTAGGTGGCTTCAGCTTTGCAAACAACGGCAGCAAAACTATCGCCTATGGCGTGGATATACTGCCCAACGTGGATATCAAATGGGAAACTACGCATGAGCTGAATATCGGGCTCGACTTTGCTATGATGAAAAACCGGCTGACGGTCAGCGCCGATTTTTATAACAAACAAACGCAGGGTATCTTGTACAACCTGGCACTGCCGCCCTCTTCAGGGATTGTACAGGCCTTCACTACGAACGTTGGTAAGATCAGGAATAAGGGGTTTGAATTCCTGGCCACCTGGCAGGATCGTGCGGGAGACTTCCAGTATTCAGTATCTGCCAATGCCTCCTTCAACAGGAATAAAGTACTCCAGCTGGATGGTACCAACAACAATCCTATCTTCAGCGGCGATAACAACATCGCTCCCGGATTCGGTATCATGAATAACCAGAGTATCAGTCGCAGTGCGGTAGGACGCTCTCTGGGCGAATTCTACGGCTACATCGCTACCGGTATCTACCAAACGGATGGAGAAGCGGCAAAAGGCCCTACCGTAAACGGACAAAAGCCTCACGCCGGCGACCTTATATTCAGGGATCTTAACGGTGATGGTATCATCGATGATAAGGACCGCGACTATATGGGCAACCCCAATCCCAAAATGAACTACGGTCTGAATCTCAATCTGCGCTATAAGTGGATCGACGTGGGCATCCTGCTGCAGGGCGTTCAGGGAGTACAAGTATTCAACGGCCGTCAGCCCTATAACCAGTCTTTCTTTGGAGATGGTAACACCTCCAGGGATATCTTCAAAACCTCTTTCTTTGGCGACAATGGATTAACCAATCAGCCAAGGGTAGTGTATAAAGATGCCGGAGGAAACTATAACGTAGACCCATATACGAACTATGCCAGGATCTCTTCCTGGTGGGTGGAAAATGGCGCCTATCTGAAACTACAGAATCTGCAGATAGGCTTCAATCTGCCCCAGCAGTGGCTTACACCGGTGAAACTTGCCAGTGCCCGCTTTTTCGTGATGGGCAGCAACCTGTTTACCATCACCGGTTATAAGGGCCTCGATCCGCAGGTACAGGCAATGAATGTCATCTCCAGGGGAATTGACGGACCGTCATACTATCCACAAAACAGGCTTTACGCCATTGGTCTGAATGTTACTTATTAA
- a CDS encoding RagB/SusD family nutrient uptake outer membrane protein has protein sequence MQLFRVKHIFYLAVVLLFAACTKDLKDVSDPGAYSAANYPNSMAQLKAVLGGAYSNLRTQALWGFEVNAHDIYLMDHTADLGYGGDPNWSDLSRNAWNASNGYIYRLWSACYVGAQRVNTYLDAAEFYRKHYAHAGDSAELTLEAGEAHFLRALYYFYLANMFCPPVQDGNGMNTPAIPIVRKTAATLKDTYVGKSSVREVWDYIISDLITADQQLQKHQWDAGNIGRVPGWAPNALLAKAYVFTGDYARAKAVLKDIIDNSGHSLMPFDIYKNMFNGDNEFNNESFYEINIQNDFSINYGIFTGDNITASCGLIIAPTCMNIKDTSAIANGYGNIFVHDKNLKRFGFNLPLWKMVPNPSYDPARPAGPYNPANVCDPAYVQQSLALRQKKLVDPRLYVAALQPWVDSVGTDSSGTVVRRIVLKYKEIPANLKSQYYGWSLRKYGPIDNNIFAVKATDKGNVHIVRLADIYLLYAEACMRTGDNATALEYINKVHRRAYGLSPDAASAADYKTLTDNTMATDPVLANNPLRYERWAELFGEGQWWFDLRRWKLGEQEAAYYDNTVQGKIAWTAGSYYFPIPQLEVDNNPALK, from the coding sequence ATGCAGCTTTTTCGCGTTAAACATATATTTTACCTGGCAGTTGTTTTATTATTTGCTGCCTGCACAAAAGACCTGAAGGATGTATCGGATCCCGGTGCATATTCGGCAGCGAATTATCCCAATAGCATGGCCCAGCTGAAAGCAGTGCTGGGAGGCGCTTACTCTAACCTTAGAACCCAGGCGTTATGGGGGTTTGAAGTGAATGCGCACGATATTTACCTGATGGATCATACTGCTGATCTGGGCTACGGAGGCGATCCTAACTGGAGCGATCTGAGCAGGAATGCCTGGAATGCCAGCAACGGATACATTTATCGCTTATGGTCTGCCTGCTATGTGGGAGCACAACGGGTAAATACCTACCTGGATGCCGCTGAATTCTACCGCAAACATTACGCTCACGCCGGCGACTCCGCAGAGCTGACGCTGGAAGCAGGAGAGGCGCATTTCCTTCGGGCGCTCTACTATTTCTATCTCGCAAATATGTTTTGTCCACCTGTGCAGGATGGCAATGGCATGAATACCCCGGCTATTCCCATTGTACGGAAAACCGCTGCCACGCTGAAAGATACCTACGTTGGCAAAAGTTCCGTCAGGGAAGTATGGGATTATATTATCAGCGACCTGATTACTGCCGATCAGCAACTGCAGAAACATCAATGGGATGCGGGGAATATAGGCCGCGTGCCCGGTTGGGCGCCGAATGCCCTGCTGGCAAAGGCTTACGTGTTTACCGGAGATTATGCCAGGGCAAAAGCAGTACTGAAGGATATCATCGATAACAGTGGCCACAGCCTGATGCCGTTTGATATTTATAAGAATATGTTTAACGGAGACAATGAATTCAACAATGAATCTTTTTATGAGATCAACATCCAGAATGATTTCTCTATTAACTATGGCATCTTCACAGGCGATAACATCACCGCCAGCTGCGGACTGATCATTGCGCCTACCTGCATGAATATTAAGGATACATCCGCTATTGCAAACGGATATGGCAATATTTTCGTTCACGATAAAAATCTGAAACGTTTCGGATTTAATTTGCCGCTATGGAAAATGGTACCCAATCCATCCTATGATCCGGCGCGCCCGGCAGGGCCTTACAATCCCGCCAACGTCTGCGATCCCGCTTATGTGCAGCAGTCGCTGGCCCTGCGCCAGAAAAAACTCGTGGACCCTCGCTTGTATGTGGCCGCACTGCAACCCTGGGTCGACTCTGTAGGCACGGATTCCAGCGGAACAGTTGTAAGGCGCATAGTGCTTAAATACAAAGAGATACCCGCTAACCTCAAGAGCCAGTACTATGGCTGGAGCCTGCGTAAATATGGTCCTATCGACAATAATATCTTTGCTGTAAAAGCTACAGACAAAGGCAATGTACACATCGTACGACTGGCCGATATTTACCTGCTTTATGCAGAAGCGTGTATGCGTACAGGTGATAATGCCACCGCACTGGAATATATCAATAAAGTACACAGAAGGGCCTACGGCCTAAGCCCTGATGCTGCTTCCGCTGCAGACTATAAAACGTTAACAGATAATACCATGGCTACAGATCCGGTACTGGCCAATAATCCGCTGCGCTACGAACGCTGGGCAGAGCTTTTCGGAGAAGGGCAGTGGTGGTTTGATCTCAGACGCTGGAAACTGGGAGAACAGGAAGCGGCATACTACGATAATACTGTACAAGGGAAGATTGCCTGGACGGCTGGCAGTTACTATTTCCCGATTCCTCAATTGGAAGTGGATAATAATCCTGCGTTGAAGTGA
- a CDS encoding DUF6268 family outer membrane beta-barrel protein, with product MSKTPVHMQLRKSYICVLLLSVALFPAQRLCAQLGATSLNGPGIGFSADYLPSSHYIRPEDSVKTKSTTSQIRYNFGAVFMLSQRLDTATSKVRNWSMSVSGSYTRFSNKDYDQHIFPEELLGAQIALQHFRSIGNRWAILGMASVGLYTDMEKIDGNDIFVNGGLLFIKQHTRQFAYGFGAALTNSFGTPMILPAFMIRWQTESKFRLDVNFPQKISVSRRLNDLTDMALACRMYGAAYDVEKRADNKRLMGYSELSLALENTWHLNRHIDFVAAGGSILASGVTFQEKKLSDIFKDRPLHRLATNYFFSGGLRWNFKPTR from the coding sequence ATGAGCAAGACACCAGTACACATGCAATTACGGAAAAGTTACATCTGCGTATTATTATTATCAGTAGCCCTGTTCCCTGCACAACGTTTGTGCGCCCAGCTGGGCGCCACTTCACTGAACGGGCCGGGAATTGGCTTTAGTGCCGACTATCTTCCTTCCTCTCATTATATCCGGCCGGAAGACAGCGTAAAAACCAAATCCACCACATCACAGATACGTTATAATTTCGGGGCAGTATTCATGCTGAGCCAGCGGCTCGATACAGCCACTTCTAAAGTCAGGAACTGGAGTATGTCAGTATCGGGCAGCTACACCAGATTCTCCAACAAAGATTATGACCAGCACATATTTCCGGAAGAATTATTGGGTGCTCAGATTGCACTACAACACTTTCGCAGCATAGGTAACCGCTGGGCCATACTGGGTATGGCTTCAGTAGGACTTTATACAGATATGGAGAAAATCGATGGCAACGATATCTTCGTCAATGGTGGCCTGCTGTTTATAAAACAACATACCAGGCAGTTTGCGTATGGTTTCGGCGCCGCGCTCACCAATTCATTCGGCACGCCGATGATACTGCCGGCGTTTATGATCCGGTGGCAGACAGAAAGCAAATTCCGCCTGGATGTTAACTTCCCGCAGAAAATAAGCGTATCCCGCCGGTTGAACGATCTTACCGACATGGCACTGGCATGCCGAATGTACGGAGCAGCATATGACGTAGAGAAAAGAGCCGACAATAAACGGCTGATGGGATATTCAGAATTAAGCCTGGCATTGGAGAATACCTGGCATTTGAACCGGCATATCGATTTCGTGGCTGCAGGCGGAAGTATCCTGGCGAGCGGTGTTACTTTTCAGGAGAAAAAGCTGAGTGATATCTTCAAAGACCGGCCATTACACCGGCTTGCAACGAATTACTTTTTCAGCGGCGGATTGAGATGGAATTTTAAGCCGACGAGATGA